Proteins encoded together in one Planctopirus ephydatiae window:
- a CDS encoding type 1 glutamine amidotransferase domain-containing protein yields MPNSPAILMFIGEEYEDLEVWYPKLRLIEAGYQVVCAGLEANVVYKGKHGYPCRSDAAIRDQKSSDFVGVICPGGWMPDKIRREAKVKQLLQEFHADSKLVAAICHGGWMPISAGIYRNVRTTGSLGIKDDIENAGALFLDQEVVVDRHFVSSRKPDDLPAFLLGCLEVLGKSTRGELLG; encoded by the coding sequence ATGCCCAACTCACCAGCCATCCTCATGTTCATTGGTGAAGAGTACGAAGATCTCGAAGTCTGGTATCCCAAACTGAGGCTGATCGAAGCCGGTTATCAGGTCGTTTGCGCGGGGCTGGAAGCGAATGTGGTTTACAAAGGGAAGCACGGCTATCCCTGTCGATCGGACGCCGCGATTCGAGATCAGAAGTCCAGCGATTTTGTTGGAGTGATCTGTCCGGGAGGATGGATGCCAGACAAAATTCGCCGTGAAGCGAAAGTGAAACAATTGCTGCAGGAGTTTCATGCAGATAGCAAACTTGTGGCAGCGATCTGTCATGGTGGCTGGATGCCGATTTCCGCTGGGATTTATCGGAATGTCCGCACCACTGGTTCGCTGGGCATCAAAGACGATATCGAGAATGCCGGCGCTTTATTTCTGGATCAGGAAGTTGTCGTTGATCGCCATTTTGTGAGCAGCCGTAAGCCAGACGACCTCCCGGCTTTTCTGCTGGGATGCCTGGAAGTGCTTGGAAAATCGACCCGTGGTGAGCTGCTGGGTTAA
- a CDS encoding NAD(+)/NADH kinase: MLPEPIQVGLVFRDHHPQVAEIRRVLVDFIEQQEQVQLAGILGVHDCNCWDIEPQIVAVIGGDGSILRTCRAMGKQQRPMLGINLGRLGFLADLTPAEFMQSLGEIASRRYRIVDHLMFECRLFRDGHEQLQSLGLNEVSIQAGASLRLIDIELLVDRVPVTTYRCDGLIVSTPIGSTAHSLAAGGPILKQNLQAFVVTPISPHTLSNRPLVDSADCIFEMRVPEVNEGVTLVIDGQIREPLRPGDVVEIRRAEVACQLVRLEGWSYYSTLHRKLGWGSNPVSFDSR, translated from the coding sequence ATGCTTCCGGAGCCCATTCAAGTTGGACTTGTCTTTCGTGATCATCATCCTCAAGTCGCCGAAATTCGTCGAGTTTTAGTGGATTTCATCGAACAGCAGGAGCAGGTCCAGCTTGCGGGTATCCTGGGTGTCCATGACTGTAACTGCTGGGACATAGAACCACAGATCGTGGCTGTGATCGGTGGCGATGGATCGATTCTCCGTACCTGCCGCGCCATGGGCAAACAACAGCGGCCCATGCTGGGTATCAACCTGGGACGCCTGGGATTTCTTGCCGATCTGACACCCGCAGAATTCATGCAATCATTGGGCGAGATCGCATCGAGGCGGTACCGCATTGTCGATCACCTGATGTTTGAATGCCGACTTTTTCGGGATGGCCATGAGCAACTTCAATCGCTGGGTTTGAATGAAGTTTCGATCCAGGCCGGCGCATCCCTCCGTCTGATCGATATCGAGCTGCTGGTCGATCGGGTTCCTGTCACCACGTACCGCTGCGATGGTTTGATTGTCAGTACGCCGATTGGCTCAACCGCCCATAGTCTGGCGGCTGGAGGACCAATTCTCAAACAGAATTTACAGGCATTTGTGGTGACACCCATCAGTCCCCACACCTTAAGTAATCGCCCATTGGTCGATAGTGCCGATTGTATCTTCGAAATGCGTGTCCCCGAAGTGAATGAAGGGGTAACATTGGTCATTGACGGACAGATTCGCGAACCACTTCGGCCAGGCGATGTCGTCGAAATCCGCAGAGCCGAGGTCGCCTGCCAACTCGTCCGTCTGGAAGGATGGAGTTATTACTCCACCCTTCATCGAAAACTCGGCTGGGGTAGCAATCCGGTAAGTTTCGATTCTCGATAA
- a CDS encoding sulfatase, which produces MTKHLLLSVLVFLCGIAVNFAQASEGNSPSAPRQNRPNIVVILADDLGWADLGCYGNPFHKTPHLDQLARDGIRCTQAYAACPVCSPTRAALLTGQNPARLHLTDWLPGRGNRNDQALRVPEIRNSLPQGITTLPGVLQSQGYQTCSIGKWHLGGGAAGPFQHGFQEQIAGDERGSPARWFAPFGPKAAANGEKNQQGKPIPGLEGVPDGVYLTDALADKAVAFIEKQTDEKPFFLYLPHFAVHTPMNAPEETIQKFRDNKPPGVVRNEIYAAMLYHLDAAVGKVMNSLTEKGFSKNTIVVFTSDNGGLATIEGKNTPATINAPLREGKGWLYEGGIRVPLIVSFPKHIPDGSTTDVPMTTLDLFPSLLSLAGIQDQVDANSPLDGMNVSDIWRGNATPELKKATFERPLYWHYPHYANQGGFPGGVIRQGPWKYIENYQTGRKELFLVDKDPGEGRNRAPDEPEKITQFAAQLSAWKQSVNAQETVPNPDYIPNPPHAKTGVISIPAKSAQVYGRQLRYEPLPHKQTVGFWVEKDDYVVFPLTVTKPGNYRLRVFQGCGKGSGGAIVEAKIEDSSLTFVVEETGHFQNFVWRDVGELKIDDIGRQEISLKAVSKPGVAVGDFRALELIPQ; this is translated from the coding sequence ATGACGAAGCATCTGTTGCTATCAGTACTGGTATTCCTCTGTGGAATTGCCGTGAACTTTGCTCAAGCCAGCGAAGGGAATTCGCCTTCAGCTCCACGCCAGAACCGTCCCAATATCGTGGTGATTCTTGCCGATGATCTGGGCTGGGCCGATCTCGGTTGTTACGGTAATCCATTTCATAAAACTCCCCACCTCGATCAACTGGCCCGCGATGGGATCCGCTGCACACAGGCCTACGCCGCCTGCCCTGTATGCTCTCCCACGCGAGCGGCACTTCTCACCGGTCAAAACCCCGCCCGGTTGCATCTCACAGACTGGCTTCCCGGAAGAGGCAACCGTAACGATCAGGCCTTGCGCGTCCCCGAGATTCGAAACTCTTTGCCGCAGGGGATAACGACTCTGCCGGGAGTTTTACAGTCCCAAGGTTATCAGACTTGCAGCATTGGCAAATGGCACCTGGGTGGTGGAGCAGCCGGCCCTTTCCAACATGGTTTTCAAGAGCAGATCGCCGGCGATGAACGAGGCTCCCCCGCCAGATGGTTTGCGCCATTTGGCCCCAAAGCGGCGGCTAATGGAGAAAAGAATCAACAAGGTAAACCGATCCCTGGTCTTGAAGGTGTCCCGGATGGAGTGTACCTCACCGATGCACTGGCTGACAAAGCCGTTGCTTTCATTGAAAAGCAAACCGACGAAAAGCCATTCTTTCTCTACCTGCCACACTTTGCCGTACATACACCGATGAATGCTCCTGAGGAGACCATCCAGAAGTTTCGAGACAACAAGCCGCCCGGCGTGGTTCGAAATGAGATCTACGCTGCCATGCTCTATCACCTCGACGCAGCGGTCGGCAAGGTCATGAACTCTCTGACGGAAAAGGGCTTCTCGAAGAATACGATCGTGGTCTTCACTTCTGATAATGGCGGTCTAGCGACCATTGAAGGCAAGAACACACCGGCCACCATCAATGCTCCACTTCGCGAAGGGAAAGGCTGGCTCTACGAAGGTGGGATTCGTGTACCGCTCATTGTCAGTTTTCCCAAGCACATCCCAGATGGTTCGACGACAGACGTTCCTATGACCACCCTCGATCTGTTCCCCAGCCTTCTCTCTCTGGCAGGAATCCAGGATCAGGTCGATGCTAACTCCCCGCTTGACGGGATGAATGTCTCTGACATCTGGAGAGGGAATGCTACACCCGAGTTGAAGAAGGCCACTTTTGAAAGACCGCTTTATTGGCATTACCCGCACTACGCTAATCAAGGTGGTTTCCCCGGCGGCGTTATTCGCCAGGGCCCCTGGAAGTATATTGAGAACTACCAGACCGGTCGCAAAGAGCTGTTTCTCGTCGATAAAGATCCGGGAGAAGGCCGCAATCGTGCCCCCGACGAACCCGAAAAAATCACCCAATTTGCAGCACAATTATCAGCCTGGAAGCAATCGGTGAACGCACAGGAAACAGTCCCCAACCCTGATTACATACCGAATCCTCCGCATGCCAAAACAGGTGTGATTTCGATCCCTGCCAAATCAGCTCAGGTCTATGGAAGACAGCTTCGTTACGAACCATTACCTCACAAGCAAACGGTCGGCTTCTGGGTCGAGAAAGACGACTATGTCGTTTTTCCGTTGACTGTCACGAAGCCCGGCAACTATCGCCTGAGAGTATTCCAGGGTTGTGGCAAAGGGAGTGGCGGTGCCATCGTCGAGGCGAAGATTGAGGATTCTTCCCTGACATTTGTCGTCGAAGAGACGGGCCACTTTCAGAACTTCGTCTGGCGAGATGTCGGAGAACTCAAAATCGACGACATCGGCCGGCAGGAAATCAGCCTCAAAGCAGTTTCAAAACCAGGCGTCGCTGTCGGAGACTTTCGCGCACTGGAACTGATTCCTCAATAG
- a CDS encoding site-2 protease family protein, with amino-acid sequence MAESEKSSQRKTLDQGDSWVDPLQPMAPKKSWFGRKQPQENSVDQTLEQVDPRHTNPSAKPSTSLPETALNTAKSTSSSPRVQPASQNAAANSAKPRRVILEREMLPGELARMAARQAVPSPSNAANTVDHELKDDDFLEEENEQLRRERELEAKRLAEQEKQFRSRHWAIWLFFMTCVTTFLAGLNSGGGPGPAMPEDLLRDGLIYSGCVMAILCAHELGHYLQSKRHGLPFYYPYFIPFPFGIFGTLGATVSSSKIKLSRSALLDIATTGPLFGLIVTLPIALYGAATSIPFPANAQPGFSLSDPPILRWMIVLTHPQLGPNDDVLINPALLAGWFGIYWTALNLVPIGQLDGGQIMTALIGRRAEVVSKLTIVVAVVWMLYSLDLTFSTMLGLMAIMGIRSAEIENETIAPSKVKMALGWLLLAFLLIGFTPIPFRMAP; translated from the coding sequence ATGGCCGAATCTGAAAAAAGCTCACAGCGCAAGACATTGGATCAGGGTGATTCCTGGGTTGATCCACTCCAGCCCATGGCTCCAAAGAAGTCATGGTTTGGACGGAAACAGCCTCAGGAAAATTCTGTAGACCAGACTTTGGAACAGGTCGATCCACGACATACAAATCCGTCAGCGAAGCCTTCGACTTCGCTGCCTGAAACTGCACTGAATACGGCCAAATCAACGAGCAGTTCACCACGCGTCCAACCTGCTAGTCAAAATGCGGCTGCCAATTCGGCGAAACCTCGACGTGTCATTCTCGAACGTGAGATGCTCCCAGGCGAACTGGCGAGAATGGCTGCGCGACAGGCCGTGCCCTCTCCTTCAAATGCCGCCAATACCGTCGATCACGAACTGAAAGACGACGACTTTCTGGAGGAAGAGAACGAGCAGCTTCGTCGAGAGCGCGAGCTGGAAGCGAAGCGTCTGGCAGAGCAGGAAAAACAGTTTCGATCAAGACATTGGGCGATCTGGCTGTTTTTTATGACCTGTGTGACGACGTTTCTCGCGGGCTTGAACAGTGGTGGTGGGCCAGGCCCGGCAATGCCGGAAGATCTCCTGCGTGATGGGCTCATCTACTCGGGTTGCGTCATGGCAATTCTGTGTGCTCATGAACTGGGGCATTACCTGCAAAGTAAGCGGCACGGGCTACCGTTTTATTATCCCTATTTTATTCCGTTTCCATTTGGGATCTTTGGAACTTTAGGAGCGACGGTTTCCTCCAGTAAAATCAAATTGTCACGATCTGCGTTATTGGACATCGCGACAACCGGGCCGCTGTTCGGCCTGATTGTCACACTTCCCATCGCTCTTTATGGTGCAGCGACATCCATCCCCTTTCCGGCGAACGCACAACCGGGCTTTTCACTCAGCGATCCACCAATCCTGCGGTGGATGATCGTGCTGACGCATCCGCAGCTGGGGCCCAATGACGATGTCCTCATCAACCCCGCCTTGCTGGCCGGGTGGTTTGGCATCTATTGGACGGCCCTCAATCTGGTTCCGATTGGTCAGCTGGATGGCGGTCAGATTATGACAGCACTGATTGGCAGACGGGCAGAAGTTGTGAGCAAACTGACCATTGTCGTGGCCGTCGTCTGGATGCTGTACTCGCTCGATCTGACATTCAGCACCATGCTGGGGCTGATGGCGATTATGGGCATTCGCAGTGCTGAAATTGAGAATGAGACAATAGCGCCGAGCAAAGTCAAAATGGCTCTCGGTTGGCTCCTTTTAGCCTTTTTATTGATTGGATTCACACCCATTCCATTCCGCATGGCTCCCTGA